ggtgccatatgaattcattccatcactggctagtccaagtctaagatttcttggctcattcccgaaattcggatacaaaccatcaatcttcttccactgggagcaatcagccggatgacagaccattccatcagaaatccttccatttgcatgccatgtaaggtcttttgcgtcgtcctcgttagcaaacagacgcttaaaccttggaatgattggaagataccacaaaaccttcgctggggggcccttgttggagttttcatcagaattgctttcctcttcatccttcactttgtaccgtgaagtcccacagacagggcatttggacatttcttggaattcatgcctgtagagcatgcaatcattggggcaagcatgaatcttctgatactccatacccatcggacacaatatctttttcgccttacagtaacttttaggcaatgtgttgtcctctggaagcagattgtgcactacctcaagcagtgaggtgaaacttttgtcactccacccatacctggccttcacattaaccagacttaacacagcagacaacagggttaaggaattcttgcagcctgcatacaaaggcttcttagaatcactctgcaatccttcatacacaggggcgtgtgcttgctggaaagactcctgtccaaggtcacgaatcatgtcctctaaccgatctcccatttctacatcaaatggttcagattgggacccactttgcatgtctgtcacttcaccatgccatatccacgttgtgtaattcttcttaatcccatcacacaatagatggtcccgtatgtcatcgagtaattgtcgtcttccattcaaacagttgatgcaaggacaataatattttccttcttcattcggtcgacctctttctgaagcaagttgcaagaactgttcgatgccatcctcatattctgggctcatgcgactttcattcatccaacttcgatccatctacgcaattccatgcatgaaaatctcacttttttatttataggtgtgggcctatcccatttaggaaaactgtcttttatgttagcttcaatcGTCAAggttaccattatttacaaaaatttgactaaattttggcagcatttcacattggtctccaagtacacgacatgacatcggtcaaatgaatttcccgataatcaagtatgcactcggagaacaacttgaaatgcagtgaaccaaaatttaatcaaattaatgaaaataataataaccttcacgaatgaatgtaacataaaaataccagtctccccaaactgtccaaacggacaattcaagactaaatacaatggtaatgcaaactgtccgcaagagtcattgcattcagtctcaaacgggaatctaaggttcactcaccatgaacaacaattgtttatatagcagattacactgatcacatacaagaacatacaaaaggtcaaattcaattacagacaaatatagacatcaacagttgtttatgtaactaatttcaaatgCTGGGTTTGAAGGGTGCTTATGGTTTAATATTGTAGTtgggtatatgtgtgtgtgtgcgtatCATAAGGATCtgtgtgtatcatgagggtTGAGACAAGGAGACCCTTTGGCTCCATTACTCTTTCACTTAGTGGCTGAAGGACTGACAGGGCTAATGagggtctgtgtgtgtgtgtgtttctgtgtgtgtgtgtatgtgtgtgtatggctgtgtgtgtgtgtgtgtgtgtttctgtgtgtgtgtgtgtgagtgtgtgtgtgtgtttctgtgtctgtgtctgtgtgtgtatggctgtgtgtgtgtgtgggtttctggctgtgtgtgtgtgtgtgtgtgtgggtttctggctatgtgtgtgtgtgtgtgtgtgtttctgtgtgtgtgtgtgtgtgtgtgtttctgtgtgtgtgtgtctatggttgtgtgtgtgtgtgggtgtgtggctgtgtgtgtatgtgtgtgtgtgtttctgtgtgtgtatggttgtgtgtgtgtgtgggtgtgtggctgtgtgtgtgtgtgtgtgtgtgtgtgtgtgtgtgtgtgtgtgtgtgtgtgtgtgtgtgtgtgtgtgtgtgtgtgtgtgtgtgttgaagaACCTGCACCAAGACACATCAGACACTTGTGCATACAggatgctgctgctgctgtCCTTTGCATACAGGACACCAGACACTTGTGTTGAAGAACCAAGCCAATTCATATTGTTGTTGAGGTTATACAAACCGGCTCTCCACGCAATCGAGAGAATGTTGCTGCTGTCTTGTGGTCACTATGCACCGGAGATCCACTGCAATTAAAACTAGCGAAAGAACATGGTGCAGAAGCAGCACTGCAGGAGTTGTCAGAAAATGGAACTGATAGAGCTAAGATAAAAGCTGGAAGCATATTGGAACTCTTGCAGCGAATGGAAGGGGTTGATAATCTGCAGAGTTCATAGTCTCAAAGTATGGAGGCTGGAGGGCATTGGAGGAAGGCATTGGAGGAAGCCAAGACTCTATTTGGTGGAGGGACCTGCTATCAAGTCAGCAGCAACAACAGAACCAGGTAGTCAAAACGGAAAGAAATTGGAAGGTGGGAGGTGGGGAGAAGTTAAGATTTTGGGAGGACCCTTGGACACAAAATGCTATACCATTAATGGACAAATAACCAAGGCTGTACCGAATTTTTGatcaacaaaaacaaatcattatgAATATGGGGAATAACACCAACGACGGATGGGAGTGGAAGCTATCTTGGAGGACGGCTCTTTTTGatagtgaaattcaaatggcagaTAATTTCCTTGGAGAACTATCACAGCAGCAGATTCAGCCAAATAGGGAGGATAGGTGCAGCTGGAAGCATGATCAAACTGGATACTACTCAACAAAAAGCGGATATGACTTGATATGGGAAGCACAGATGGGAGCTAATCAGAATTTGGACTTTGTGGACATTTGGAAGCTCAAAATACCAAGTAAATCACTGGTTTTTGCTTGGAGGCTAATTAGGGACAGACTTCCAACTAGGATGAATCTTAGAAGGCGGCAGGTTGTGATAATTAAATGAGGTACAGTGCCCATTTTGTGGAGATGTAGAGGAGGAGCTTGCCCATTTAGAAATATGGAGACAGACTTTGGAACACATTTTAATCAGTGGTCCTCCAACCTAAAGGAAGTGTTTAGTAAATAGGCTGTAGAGGATTCACAATCTATGTATCAATTAGCTTGTTGTAAGTGGTTCTGTTATAAAACAGAAACCAAATGCACATTTATCTCTACCAATGTAATCTTAGTACCACTGGtagttttcaatatatataatatctaattttgctgagcaaaaaaaaagggaatttGCGGACAAGACAGCTAGAGAAAGGCTTTGCCCAGCCCTACAACTATTGGTCTAGTAATTtatcaacaacatttttttattagggtaGCAGTGCAGGGTTATTGTATTCTATTTAGATTGGCACCTGATTCGTAGGACCTATGCTTCTACTAGTCTGCTGGTTTCTACCTTGTatatttagtacctctggtactcacagttattaatacaaattataattttgctgataaaaaaaaagataatacaagaaagagagaagggcagtgacagtcacaacatatatatagagaagggaaacagataaaattacaaaaacattcaacactAACAATGAACAAGTTATGAGAGTTTAAATCACAGTAAATACTTCAAAGATAtcagtccaatgaaacaaaggtcatgtagacaggcatagcataagttacaaatataccaataatgcatacaacaacaatttcaaattagtttttgaatcaaagatataaatacctgaCTTTGAGGCTTCAAAGATATAATCAAAGCGCTTCCGCAGCAACGCCAATTAGCAGTAGTAAATGATAGCcctaaaaaaaaccatacagaaattagccacagtgtatttaaagccttttatcaACAATATGACTCTCACTTCATGGTGATAAATTGACTCTCAAAAGACATTATACTGAGAGTGtatttaaaacctttttcagtcattctatcaaacagctcattgacaattttttaagaatacataTCATATGAATCTAAATGACAAACCTCTATCCCAAGTGGAAGTCACTCTTAAGAAATCTCTTCAAGTTCAATTGTGGGAGGCAGCTTATGCATATGAATCTATGTTGAGACAAAAGGCTAGAATTAAGTGGCTAAAAGAAGGGGACAACAACTCTACTTATTTTCATAGATTGATCAatcatagaagaagaaaaaatgctaTTCCAGGTATTTTCATGGATGGTGTGTGGATTCAAGATAAATTACTCTAAAAGCCACTTTGGTTGTTTGGGTAAATCAGCAAGTTGGTGCAGGGAAGCTGCCCAATTCCTTAATTGCAGTACTTTGGAATTTCCTTTTACTTATCTTGGAATTCCAGTTGGGGTGTCCTCTAAGAGCTGGATCGTGTGGCAGCCTATTGTAAGGAAGTTTGAAGTCAAACttgcaaaatggaagcaaagaacTCTATCAATGGGGGCAGAATCACTCTTATTAATTCTGTCCTCTCAGCCTTACCTATCTACCTTCTATCCTTCTTTAGGATCCCCAAAAAAGTGGTGCAAAAAATTGTCTCCAACCAGAGAAATTTTCTGTGGGGAAGTCACCAAGAGGTCAGCAAGATTCCTTGGGTGAAGTGGGACAAAGCTTGTCTTCCTAGTActgaatttcatatataatatattgatttttgctgtgcaaaaaaaaatgtgtctttGTAATCtgtagtaccactggtacttctaattatcaatataaattatctttgcagttcaaaaaaaaaatattaaacagaaCAGTACCACAGgtactgaaaataaaagatacaagacacaaaagtgccaccttccaaaaagcaaaacaaacccAACAATAACCCAGCACAAGGACCCCAATACATATAATCAGAAATTTAACCAAAGGCCATCATAAGCACCTTTTGAGGTTCAAAAGGAATGCCATGAAACAGCAAGGAATTCCTAAGCAATCACTAgacctttctatttctattttttacacattttaaactcaaacatataaaataaaaactatataacaaactaacaaagataaagacaaaaaaaaaaggaaatataaactcACCTCAGTTGGTGCTGCTGCCCATCATTTCACTCTCACAACAAATAGGAATCATGTACCTGCATGGAAGAAATAATCACACAACACACAATGATCAGAATAAGcaaatgcatataattaagcatgatacaatatcaatattcatggaagtaacaatgacttgtcaaaaatttggatgaaattcaatatgtaaatcaaagctttgtCCCTGAAACCCTCTATGTAAATCAAATCTTTGTCCCTGAGACTGATAAGGTTGCTAGTGAACATACAACAGATTTAATAGCTGTGTTGGGAAAGGACAATATTGACTCATGaatattttatcctttaacTCTAGAGGGTTGGGTAGTGGTGTCAAGTGGTCAGCCATAAGAAAAATGACCTTGACCAACAATCTTGATGTTCTATGTATCCAAGAAACAAAAATCGAAGCCATTGATAGGAGGATATGTCAGTATTTATGGGCTGACTGTAATGTTGCCTCGGAATGTGCCCCTTCAATTAATCCCACTCTATTTTTAATAAGCAATCAGCAGACCTCCTCAATTAATTCTATGGGGAATTTTGTGGAAGAGAGATGGGAATGGAAGCTAACATGGAGAAGGAACTTTTTTGACCATGAAATTGACATGGTAGCTGATTTTATAGCTGACATCGAGTCAGGCAACATCAATCACTCCATCAGGGATTTCCTTTGTTGGAAGTCTGATCCTAATGGCCTATATTCCACAAAGTCTGCTTACAAAGTGCTGCAGGAGGGTCATGCTAGTGCTATTGAGGACAGGGTTCTTAACATCATGTGGAGTCTGAAAATTCCCCCAAGAGCTAGTGCTTTTTCATGGAGATTATTCAAGAACAGGCTCCCTACTAGGGATAATCTTAGAAGGAGGCAAGTGTCATTGCATACATATAGTTGCCCCTTATGTGACCTTGAAGAAGAATCTGTCAATCATCTTTTTTTCAACTGCTCCAAGACTAGGAGTCTCTGGTGGGAGCCTATGAGATGGGTTAATAGAGTGGGTCCCTTCCCCACTGACCCAAAGAATCATTTTCTGCAATTCTCTCAGTGGAATAGGCCAAGCTACACAGTCAAGAGATGGGAATTTCTCTGGATAGCTTTGTCAGTGTCCATTTGGCATCACAGAAATGGCATGATTTTCAATAATCAGCCTTTTAATCCAGAAAAGGTCATGGATGAGGCTCTATTCCACACCTGGTCCTGGCTCAAGTGTGTGGAGAAGGGTTTCCAATcgcattttaatttttggtcaACTAATCTGAAGGAGGCTTTTTCTTAAAGGGGTTGGGTTTGCTTTGTATGTTGTCCTATCTACCGTTTCTCCCTAGTGGGGTTTAGGCTCTTTTTGCCTTGTATTCCTATCTTATtttcagtacacctagtactgatctttatatataatatattgatttttgctgtgcaaaaaaaaaaagctttgtcCCTGAAACCCTCTATGTAAATTTGACAGCCTCATCTCTCCCTTCCTGAAAACCCACTAAAAATTGCCTAACCCCCTTGCTGTTACTCCATAATTTATTCTGCAATAACTGCTTAAGGCAGTTACATATGGTCCTAAATCACTACACATTCAGTTACGATTAACCCTTTGTGCCTAACTAGGGTTTCGAAACATCACAACAAAGACAcaccattgaacaatggattttcatcattaacataCAACAAAGACATACCTTCGATGGAAGCGCAGACACGAACTCCACAAACGCGAACTCGACAATGTGGTTGTAGTCACGGAAGCGCAGCCCAGTTTGCGACAAACACGAACTAaggcagaaggagaaacaacAATAAAGCCCTGGGTTAAAACGacgaacgcctaatgttaaaacgacgaatgcctaatgttaaaacgacgaacgcctaatgttaaaacgaaaggacgtacctcaatggataagtgccaaagacgatctccacaaacacgatctccacaatgtggttgcagtcacggaagcgcAGGCGACTTTGAcacaaggagaaagaagaagaacgatagggttcaagcgcaaggagaaagaagaagaacgatagggttcaagcgcgggttgtgcaattttagaagtttaatttataatgataacaacatcggttttttaaaactaaccgatgttaacatcaactacgtaacatcggttataataaaaccgatgttaacatcgactcgataacatcagtttttacaaaaccgatgttaacaatcgcatactaacatcggttttggaaaaaccgatgttaactaagtctacttatttacaaaaatgccaccacgctttcgttaacattggttttagcTATAACCAATGTTAATTGGACGATGTAGAAAGctgtttttttagtagtgaatgaTCTTTATTTAACATATAGTTTGTTAGTTAGCTTATTCACCTAAAAGTTACACATGCACAAGTGTAATATAATGTGTACGGAAAATCACAATGTTTCTCATTAAATTCCTAGGACGACATTCATTTCTCTTTGAAGCTAAAATTAGgagaaaaaaggggagaattgCTAATGTATCAACCAAACTTTTATTTTCTGCATTTCTTTGATCTAAAACAGCATTACAGTAGTGAGAAAGACCATGcattattttgttgttgaagtatttCATAAACCATATTGAGGTTATTAGTACAGTGTAACTTATTTTATGATGTAAACActgttatataaatttaaaaatgagatGTACATTATGCATGTTTTTATCCAAAATCGATCAAATGCAGCAAAAAGTTGCTACAACATTGACATTTAAGTTTAAGTTGGTAAATATAACTAACGTGACGTCGAGATATTGCATTGACATGCCCTCCATTGATGCCCAAGTCAATGTCCACAGGAACACTTTGAGTTGCCCGTCCCAGTAAAACCTGCATGATGAATTGAGTCATCATTAAAGCATTATCCAATAtcttaaattcaatttaattattgaaaaaaaaattatcccagTGCAGCACTCTTTTGAAAGCTCATTTATGTTTATCCAACTACTACTTCCTTTAGAGTTTTCTTTCATCACAAAACTCACTCAATAATTTACAAGGAGATTGCTGCCTCAAGTTAGGAACACAATCTGAATAAAACAACCAaatgtgagtgtgtgtgtgtaaccTTATATATAATGCATGtgagatttttttaagaagttattaaaaaataaataacatgagcTCATTATGCTTTGAGTGTTTGAAATGGAATCATTAAAAAAGATCCCTCAAATGACAAGTTGACCGAGTAACCTGTTTATATATAATGCATGTGAGATTCTTTTaagaagttattaaaaaataaataacatgagcTCCTTATGCTTTGAGTGTTTGAAACGGAATCAGTAAAAAAGATCCCTCAAATGGCAAGTTGATTGAGTAACCTGTTTACATGCTCAAATACCTCGGGTTTCTTAAT
This region of Glycine soja cultivar W05 chromosome 17, ASM419377v2, whole genome shotgun sequence genomic DNA includes:
- the LOC114391687 gene encoding uncharacterized protein LOC114391687; protein product: MGNNTNDGWEWKLSWRTALFDSEIQMADNFLGELSQQQIQPNREDRCSWKHDQTGYYSTKSGYDLIWEAQMGANQNLDFVDIWKLKIPSKSLVFAWRLIRDRLPTRMNLRRRQVVIIK